The nucleotide sequence ACAATGTCATTTTCATATAAGCGATAGGGACACATGGACACCGCATCGTGAACAAGTTTTGCAGCAGACGCCTCGTAATGGGGCGCATGGTTGTCCATACGACATACCGAGCTGAGGGATTGAAGAATATCTAAGGAACGGTAGGCGTTACGATCAATAATTTTTAGAGAGTGGTTCATCATCTCCCGGTCGGGCGGATACTCTTCCATCAAGTGCTGTATGCTTTGCGTACCCATTAGAATGATGCTGAGAGGCGACTTGATTTCATGGGCAATGCTGCTGGTCAAAATATCTAACTCCGACAAGCGTTTAGCATTTTCAAATAATTGTCTTTCTTTTTCAAGCTGGGCTTTTGCCAACCTCTGTTCTGTAACGTCCTTGAGTATGAGCAGCACGTGCGCCTTATCTTCACTTTGAAAAGGAGAAAGAAAATATTCATTATAAACAGGGCCGCAATCCTCACAACGGATGTGAAGTTCACCTTTGCTGCGGGTTTCCGTTTTCAAGGCTATGTCGAGCGCCTCACCCAATTGTGGATAGATCAAGTTAATGGTATCCATAAAATTCGTTTCGAAAAATGCCTCCAACGATAAATTAAGTGCTTCTTCAGCCGCGGCATTTGCCACCACACAGAAGCCTTCATCGTTAAAGGCAACAATCCCAACAGGCGATACGGTGATCAATTCTTTATTGAGTGTAAGTGCGTCTTCCAGCCGTTTCGTTACTTGGCGCAGATCTTCTGTGCGGGTAAGAATCTGTTGTTCCAAATACTCGGTCAGACTCTGCTGCGTCCGCTCAATTTCCTTTCGCGCCGTAATATCAATTTCTACAAAGGCATATTGTTGAATACGGCCTGTTTCGTCTTGGATGGGACATAGACAGCAGTCATAAATCTTTCCAAAACGTTCCATTTCAAAACGACATATGGATCCTTCGTTTTTTGCCTTTTCAAAACAATTGTGAACCAGTGCAGTCTGCTCCGCCGTAAAAAACGAAAGAAGGCTCTTATTTTCAAGGGCAGGATCGCCGCCGGCAAGCCGTTCATGAGCGGAGGAGTTAGACACAACAATGTTATAGTCTGTGTCCAACAACAGCAGCGATTCCGGATTCGCCTCGATTAAGGTGCGCAAGGCCTGTTGACTGGCGTACAACTGGGCAGCAATCTTTTTGCGTTCTTCTTGCTCGGCCTGTAACAAGTAGTGGCGGTACTCTGCTTCGATTTTTGCGCGATGTGTTTCAAAAATAGAGATGTAGAAGCTGGCAAACACCGCCGTAAAACCGGTTGCAAATAAAATACTTAAAATGAATTGAGTAACTCTGTTTTCCTGCACGAAACCCAGAAGAGGAAAGAGATTCCAAGACAAGAGGACATCATAAACTTGAGATACAATAATCACCGCCACACCGCAACAAATCAACGTTCTCACTAAGGTTGAACTGCGCAGGCGAAAGAGAATATACGTGGCAACGCTCCCAAAAATAACCAAGGCTACAGCACTGAAAAAGAAGAAAAAATAGACGGGTACATTAAAAAAAAGAAATAGTATCCGACCGAAGAACTCAATAGAAAGTGCAATGGCGAGACCGAGACAAAACACCCAAGCCATCCGCCGCAATTCTGCATAGTACGAGGCAAATTGCTGCCGATGCTGCGCAGACAAATCCACTACCCCTGTGTCTTCATAACACTTCCTCTTTCCCATGACGATAATCCCCTATCGGCATAGCCGCATGTTTGCAATCCCGTTGCAGAACAAAATGCAACGAACAACACCCGTCTACTCAATTAAGTACAAACAAAACGATTTTTCATGATTCAACACCAATACGGAACATCAGTGCGTGAAGCATGACAACCCAAAAACTCTTTATTGTAATCATTCAGTTGTAATATGTAGTGTTAAGTTTACCACAAAACGAAAAGGTCAGGTACAAAAAGATAAAATTACCAAAATAATTTTAGATTGTTCATTTTGTTTGCACTATATAGATAGGGAACACTCCACAAGAGGAAAAAGTTACTGCGAGAGCTATGATTCGTGCTGTGCGGGGAGGTAGGAAGAGATTATTTTTTGTATGAGGAAAGGAGGCAGCAGAAAAATTATCGTTTCATGCTGCGGACGGCACGTTCCAAATAACCGGTTTTATAGGGGCGTATTTCTTCGCGCAGTTGTGGTATTTGCATAAATGGCAGAATCTCTAAGTCCTCGTCCACTTCAACCCTATATAAGCCCGCAACCTGCGATTGATAGTTTTCAGCTATGGAAATACCTTCAAATTTGCCCGGCAACCACCATTCCTGTTCTTCGACAGGGCGCGGGTCATCAGGATCCCCGGAAAAATATGGATAGGCTCGTTTAAAATCGCGCCAAAGTTCGGGTTTATAGGAGATATCAAGCTCGTAGACGGGGAAAAAAAAGAGAACCCGCCCGGCCTCCCCGTCATGAACACCATGGATTACAACGGTCTCGCTATAGTCATTAAGAACCCTGC is from Candidatus Hydrogenedentota bacterium and encodes:
- a CDS encoding PAS domain-containing protein, coding for MGKRKCYEDTGVVDLSAQHRQQFASYYAELRRMAWVFCLGLAIALSIEFFGRILFLFFNVPVYFFFFFSAVALVIFGSVATYILFRLRSSTLVRTLICCGVAVIIVSQVYDVLLSWNLFPLLGFVQENRVTQFILSILFATGFTAVFASFYISIFETHRAKIEAEYRHYLLQAEQEERKKIAAQLYASQQALRTLIEANPESLLLLDTDYNIVVSNSSAHERLAGGDPALENKSLLSFFTAEQTALVHNCFEKAKNEGSICRFEMERFGKIYDCCLCPIQDETGRIQQYAFVEIDITARKEIERTQQSLTEYLEQQILTRTEDLRQVTKRLEDALTLNKELITVSPVGIVAFNDEGFCVVANAAAEEALNLSLEAFFETNFMDTINLIYPQLGEALDIALKTETRSKGELHIRCEDCGPVYNEYFLSPFQSEDKAHVLLILKDVTEQRLAKAQLEKERQLFENAKRLSELDILTSSIAHEIKSPLSIILMGTQSIQHLMEEYPPDREMMNHSLKIIDRNAYRSLDILQSLSSVCRMDNHAPHYEASAAKLVHDAVSMCPYRLYENDIVLHLSCDDSLSCYCQPTQITQVLLNLLNNAHEAVAELEEKWIRLEVVRSLTTILRQFL